In Deltaproteobacteria bacterium, one genomic interval encodes:
- a CDS encoding Uma2 family endonuclease — MRRAAERARYTYDEYRRFEEATDAKHEYIDGEILALAGGTPEHAALAAAVIAELSRQLVGGPCTTFTSDLRVRVRATGLATYPDATVICGDLERDPEDPNAAVNPTVLIEVLSDSTAAYDAGEKFAHYRQIPHLREYVLVSHQERRIELRRRDPGDAWQTLQVTRGGTLHLASIGADLSLDTLYDRSPLTRPL; from the coding sequence ATGCGTCGCGCAGCGGAGCGCGCACGGTACACGTACGACGAGTATCGCCGCTTCGAGGAGGCGACGGACGCCAAGCACGAGTACATCGACGGGGAGATCCTCGCGCTGGCGGGTGGGACGCCCGAGCACGCGGCGCTCGCGGCCGCGGTCATCGCGGAGCTGAGCCGGCAGCTCGTAGGCGGGCCATGCACGACGTTCACCTCCGACCTCCGGGTTCGGGTCCGCGCGACCGGCCTCGCCACGTACCCCGATGCGACGGTGATCTGCGGCGACCTCGAGCGCGATCCCGAGGATCCCAACGCGGCGGTGAATCCCACCGTGCTGATCGAGGTTCTGAGCGACAGCACTGCAGCGTACGACGCCGGCGAGAAGTTCGCGCACTACCGGCAGATCCCGCACCTCCGCGAGTACGTGCTCGTCTCGCACCAGGAACGCCGCATTGAGCTTCGCCGACGTGATCCGGGTGATGCCTGGCAGACCTTGCAGGTGACCCGCGGCGGGACGCTGCACCTCGCCTCCATCGGTGCCGACCTCTCGCTCGACACCCTCTACGACCGGTCGCCGCTGACCCGCCCGCTCTGA
- the ruvB gene encoding Holliday junction branch migration DNA helicase RuvB, whose translation MARWPSPVAPEPVEDDLVVETPLRPRTLDDYIGQESIRENLRVQIAAARSRGDVLDHVLLYGPPGLGKTSLAHVIANELEVAIRPTAGPVLERPGDLAAILTNLERGQVFFVDEIHRLNHVVEETLYPAMEDFQLDLVVGQGPTARSIKLPLKPFCLVGATTRAGLLTSALRDRFGATFRLDFYGREDLQKILRRSATILGVALDEDGGAELAGRARGTPRIANRLLRRVRDFAEVRAQGRITRTVARDALALLDVDEAGFDKMDRALLLTIVDKFSGGPVGIDTLAAAVGEERDTIEDVYEPFLIQEGFLARTPKGRVATALAYAHFGRRAGAPPAQQKLL comes from the coding sequence ATGGCCCGCTGGCCGAGCCCCGTTGCGCCCGAGCCCGTCGAGGACGACCTCGTCGTCGAGACGCCGCTTCGGCCGCGCACGCTCGACGACTACATCGGCCAGGAGTCGATCCGCGAGAACCTGCGCGTGCAGATCGCGGCCGCGCGCTCGCGCGGCGACGTCCTCGACCACGTCCTGCTCTACGGACCGCCCGGCCTCGGCAAGACGTCGCTCGCGCACGTGATCGCCAACGAGCTCGAGGTCGCGATCCGTCCGACCGCCGGTCCCGTCCTCGAGCGGCCGGGTGACCTGGCGGCGATCCTCACCAACCTCGAGCGTGGACAGGTCTTCTTCGTCGACGAGATCCACCGCCTGAACCACGTCGTCGAGGAAACGCTCTACCCGGCGATGGAGGACTTCCAGCTCGACCTCGTGGTCGGCCAGGGGCCGACCGCGCGCTCGATCAAGCTGCCGCTCAAGCCCTTCTGCCTGGTCGGCGCCACGACGCGCGCGGGCCTCCTCACCTCGGCGCTCCGCGACCGCTTCGGCGCGACGTTCCGGCTCGACTTTTACGGGCGCGAGGATCTCCAGAAGATCCTCCGCCGCTCGGCGACGATCCTCGGCGTCGCCCTCGACGAGGACGGTGGGGCCGAGCTCGCGGGCCGTGCGCGCGGCACGCCGCGCATCGCGAACCGGCTGCTGCGCCGCGTGCGCGACTTCGCCGAGGTGCGTGCCCAGGGGAGGATCACGCGGACCGTCGCGCGCGATGCGCTCGCCCTGCTCGACGTCGACGAGGCGGGGTTCGATAAGATGGACCGCGCCCTCCTCCTCACCATCGTCGACAAGTTCAGCGGCGGGCCGGTCGGGATCGACACGCTCGCCGCGGCCGTCGGCGAGGAGCGCGACACGATTGAGGACGTCTACGAGCCCTTCCTCATCCAGGAGGGCTTCCTCGCGCGCACGCCGAAGGGGCGCGTCGCCACGGCGCTCGCGTACGCGCACTTCGGGCGGCGGGCGGGCGCGCCGCCGGCGCAGCAGAAGCTGCTGTAG
- the ruvA gene encoding Holliday junction branch migration protein RuvA, which translates to MIAALAGTLAEKSPERLVVDVGGVGYAVHVSLQTFTDLPPAGVPVRLLIHTEVREDAIELIGFLSERERALFHLLRKVKGLGPRTALVVLSGMPLPELARTIAAGDAARLQTIAGVGKKYAERIVVECREPAAALAAGAPTRARSAPDGILDEAVSALVNLGYKRPEAERAVEQTGRAGAPLEEVIRAALQGLSA; encoded by the coding sequence GTGATCGCGGCGCTTGCCGGCACGCTTGCCGAGAAGTCCCCCGAGCGGCTCGTGGTCGACGTCGGCGGCGTCGGCTATGCCGTCCACGTCTCGCTGCAGACCTTCACCGACCTCCCGCCCGCGGGCGTTCCCGTGCGGCTCCTCATCCATACCGAGGTGCGCGAGGATGCGATCGAGCTGATCGGCTTCCTCTCCGAGCGCGAGCGGGCCCTCTTCCATCTGCTGCGCAAGGTGAAGGGGCTCGGCCCGCGCACGGCGCTCGTCGTCCTCTCGGGGATGCCGCTTCCCGAGCTCGCTCGGACGATCGCCGCCGGCGACGCCGCCCGGCTGCAGACGATCGCCGGCGTCGGCAAGAAGTACGCCGAGCGGATCGTCGTCGAGTGCCGCGAGCCGGCAGCCGCGCTGGCGGCCGGCGCGCCGACGCGAGCCCGGTCCGCCCCGGACGGCATCCTCGACGAGGCGGTCTCGGCGCTCGTCAACCTCGGCTACAAGCGGCCCGAGGCCGAGCGCGCCGTCGAGCAGACGGGCCGCGCCGGCGCGCCGCTCGAGGAGGTGATCCGCGCCGCGCTGCAGGGGCTGAGTGCATAA
- the ruvC gene encoding crossover junction endodeoxyribonuclease RuvC, giving the protein MTGGGEGLRVLGIDPGSRLTGWGVVEERGVGLRHVASGTIALGARGAPAARLARLHAECLRLVGRWAPGAVAVERAFVARNVQSALRLGEARGAVLAAVAAAGAALHEYTPAEVKLATVGHGGADKSSIRRGVATRLGVGPRLSLDAADALALALCHLDRAPLARRIATALAREGTTR; this is encoded by the coding sequence GTGACGGGAGGAGGGGAGGGGTTGCGGGTGCTCGGTATCGACCCCGGTAGCCGGCTGACGGGCTGGGGGGTGGTGGAGGAGCGCGGTGTGGGGCTCCGCCACGTGGCGAGCGGGACGATCGCGCTCGGCGCTCGCGGCGCGCCCGCGGCCCGGCTCGCGCGCCTCCACGCCGAGTGCCTCCGCCTGGTCGGGAGATGGGCGCCCGGCGCGGTGGCCGTCGAGCGCGCCTTCGTGGCGCGCAACGTGCAGAGCGCGCTCCGTCTCGGCGAGGCGCGCGGCGCCGTGCTCGCGGCCGTGGCCGCTGCGGGAGCCGCCCTCCACGAGTACACGCCGGCCGAGGTGAAGCTCGCCACCGTCGGCCACGGCGGCGCCGACAAGTCGTCCATCCGGCGCGGCGTGGCAACGCGCCTGGGTGTCGGGCCGCGTCTCTCGCTCGATGCGGCCGACGCGCTGGCCCTGGCGCTCTGCCACCTGGACCGCGCGCCGCTCGCGCGCCGCATCGCGACCGCGCTCGCCCGCGAGGGGACGACGAGGTGA
- a CDS encoding YebC/PmpR family DNA-binding transcriptional regulator: protein MSGHSKWSSIKHKKALKDARRGKLFTKLIKEITVAARMGGSDVNANPRLRTAVQTARQNSMPTDNIERAIKKGTGELEGVTYDEVTYEGYGPGGVAILVQALTENRNRTVADVRSAFQKFGGNLGASGSVAWMFQKCGLVTVERANVDEDRVMEVALDAGADDVRESGDILEVVTAPDRFEAVKTALEKAGVALASAEVTMMPQSTVPISGKTAEQMVRLLETLEDHDDVQSVSSNMDIAAEELERLSAA from the coding sequence ATGTCCGGCCATTCCAAGTGGAGCTCGATCAAGCACAAGAAGGCTCTCAAGGATGCCCGGCGCGGGAAGCTGTTCACCAAGTTGATCAAGGAGATAACGGTCGCCGCCCGCATGGGCGGGAGCGACGTCAACGCCAACCCGCGCCTCAGGACCGCGGTGCAGACGGCCCGGCAGAACAGCATGCCGACCGACAACATCGAGCGAGCGATCAAGAAGGGTACGGGTGAGCTCGAGGGCGTCACCTACGACGAGGTGACCTACGAGGGCTACGGTCCAGGCGGCGTCGCGATCCTCGTCCAGGCGCTGACCGAAAACCGTAATCGCACCGTCGCCGATGTCCGCAGCGCCTTCCAGAAGTTCGGCGGCAACCTCGGCGCGTCGGGCTCGGTGGCCTGGATGTTCCAGAAGTGCGGGCTCGTCACGGTGGAGCGCGCCAACGTCGACGAGGACCGTGTCATGGAGGTGGCGCTCGACGCGGGCGCGGACGACGTCCGCGAATCCGGCGACATCCTCGAGGTGGTCACGGCGCCCGACCGGTTCGAGGCGGTCAAGACGGCGCTCGAGAAGGCGGGCGTGGCGCTCGCGTCGGCCGAGGTCACGATGATGCCCCAGTCGACGGTGCCGATCTCCGGCAAGACGGCCGAGCAGATGGTGCGGCTGCTCGAGACGCTCGAGGATCACGACGACGTCCAGTCGGTGTCCTCGAACATGGACATCGCAGCGGAGGAGCTGGAGCGGCTGTCGGCGGCGTGA
- a CDS encoding septal ring lytic transglycosylase RlpA family protein, producing the protein MRRSWWGGVVVSLVAGCAPLRGGPPAPPPIVDGVQVGVASWYGPGFHGNRTANGEVYDQYELTAAHPSLPLGTRVMVTNLANGRSVDVRINDRGPFVDGRAIDLSYAAARVLRMVGPGTARVRIEVLASSTRVAERSATLVPPPPRDLPAVRYLVQVASLSDSARAEHLRRVLGTRFPDAHVAPLETTESRYYRVVIGPYPLRVVAVARGEMVNRLGYPAVITEDSGP; encoded by the coding sequence ATGCGGAGGTCGTGGTGGGGTGGAGTGGTCGTGTCCCTGGTGGCGGGCTGCGCGCCGCTCCGCGGCGGACCGCCCGCGCCGCCGCCGATCGTCGACGGCGTCCAGGTGGGCGTGGCTTCCTGGTACGGCCCGGGGTTCCACGGCAACCGCACCGCCAACGGCGAGGTCTACGACCAGTACGAGCTGACCGCGGCTCATCCCTCCCTGCCGCTCGGGACCCGCGTCATGGTGACCAACCTCGCGAACGGCCGCTCGGTCGACGTCCGCATCAACGACCGTGGCCCCTTCGTCGACGGGCGCGCAATCGACCTCTCCTACGCCGCGGCGCGTGTGCTGCGCATGGTCGGGCCGGGCACGGCGCGCGTGCGTATCGAGGTGCTCGCATCCTCGACGCGCGTGGCCGAGCGAAGTGCCACACTGGTGCCGCCGCCCCCGCGCGACCTGCCTGCCGTCCGCTACCTCGTGCAGGTCGCGTCGCTGTCGGACTCCGCGCGGGCCGAGCATCTCCGTCGCGTCCTCGGGACCCGCTTTCCGGACGCGCACGTCGCCCCGCTCGAGACAACCGAGAGCCGCTACTACCGGGTGGTGATCGGCCCCTATCCCCTCCGGGTCGTCGCCGTGGCGCGCGGCGAGATGGTCAACCGCCTCGGGTACCCGGCGGTGATCACCGAAGACTCGGGCCCATGA
- a CDS encoding STAS domain-containing protein: MGSGERVPLVGPAGELRPPGQVARELGKGRATDVVLLDGHLFGTIPTYARLLCRQLASVKRPWVVQADAAALDRALLRLARQSGCRGLVVGPDPDPMRRTPDGTVEPDRLRAAATDLRRIRRAGLLSVVHLSLGRPGDDAGVFGRAVWLCKAGRVAFPRLTGPADDTAASGLGPDEVQRGLEWARRALHTHRAIWRRTGRIDAAGRVALVASYQARRAILAKPRVEATAAMRLARALARPIRIRERVAFVSTLVGAVHAGGGQVRNAWLRVRTRRDETLAALVIRLEGTLDAHAARTLVARVRRAIGRTQERIVIDLGGLERVSSTVLTRFLEEHAADIEALRGRLAFRNLRPALDAVRRNLHGMLPNAALLEHALEEAR; encoded by the coding sequence ATGGGGAGCGGGGAACGGGTTCCGCTCGTGGGCCCCGCGGGCGAGCTCAGGCCGCCCGGCCAGGTCGCCAGGGAGCTCGGGAAGGGACGTGCCACCGACGTGGTGCTGCTCGACGGGCATCTCTTCGGCACCATCCCGACGTACGCGCGCCTGCTCTGTCGCCAGCTCGCGAGCGTCAAACGTCCGTGGGTGGTGCAGGCCGACGCCGCAGCGCTCGACCGGGCGCTCCTCCGTCTGGCGCGGCAGAGCGGCTGCCGCGGGCTCGTCGTCGGCCCGGACCCGGACCCGATGCGGCGCACGCCGGACGGAACCGTCGAGCCCGATCGGCTGCGGGCCGCTGCCACGGACCTCCGGCGCATCCGGCGGGCCGGGCTCCTCTCCGTCGTGCACCTGAGCCTCGGGCGCCCCGGCGACGACGCGGGCGTGTTCGGGCGCGCCGTCTGGCTCTGCAAGGCGGGCCGGGTCGCGTTCCCGCGGCTCACCGGACCCGCAGACGACACCGCGGCCTCGGGACTCGGCCCCGACGAGGTCCAGCGAGGCCTCGAGTGGGCACGCCGTGCCCTGCACACCCATCGCGCCATCTGGCGGCGTACAGGCAGGATCGACGCCGCGGGCCGGGTCGCGCTCGTCGCCAGCTACCAGGCGCGCCGCGCGATCCTCGCGAAGCCGCGCGTCGAGGCGACGGCGGCGATGCGGCTGGCGCGCGCGCTCGCGCGTCCGATCCGTATCCGCGAGCGGGTGGCGTTCGTCTCGACGCTCGTCGGTGCCGTGCATGCCGGCGGCGGCCAGGTGCGCAACGCCTGGCTCCGGGTGCGTACCAGGCGCGACGAGACGCTCGCGGCGCTCGTCATCCGGCTCGAGGGCACGCTCGACGCGCACGCCGCGCGCACGCTCGTCGCCCGGGTCCGCCGCGCGATCGGCCGCACGCAGGAGCGCATCGTCATCGACCTGGGGGGGCTCGAGCGCGTGTCGTCGACGGTGCTGACGCGCTTCCTCGAAGAGCACGCGGCGGACATCGAGGCGCTCCGCGGCCGCCTCGCCTTCCGCAACCTCCGGCCGGCCCTCGATGCCGTCCGGCGCAACCTGCATGGCATGCTGCCCAACGCGGCGCTCCTCGAGCACGCGCTCGAGGAGGCACGGTAA
- a CDS encoding CoA transferase: MPEAPPLAGLRVLERAGSLAATYAGFLLSEIGAEVVKVETAGVARQTPGEHVLARGKRSIALDASGWRALLGHVDAVLTDDSVPPPDPDPDLVRCRVSAWGRTDSRLPPEESLLAAATGVQALQWSWSRRPVWLVTPMIGYMTGILAALGVSAAFFARHRGAPGQAVDVSGVCGALALNSGTFVSGAGHRGSLSLGGDPRGVYPTYGLYPTADGWLFVGALTQVFWTKLLTALNRLDLLAHPHLQGEPMTFFDADVRALVRAELEPVFATRSTVAWVEALRAADVPCGAVGSRADFLRDPEARALGLAVPVEDPVLGPTWQPAAPVVFSDTPAPPPRPAPLPGGDTAAVLAEAPGWRRRFRASSGDGPRACLEGIRVVDLTSFIAGPFCPLLLAELGADVVKIEAPGGDPFRFQLFGFVGWNRGKRSLVLDLKRAAGREAFLDLVRAADVVVDNFRPGVMERLDIGRDRLARLNPRLVHTSITGYGSSGPLAALPGFDPIFQARSGLTAAQGGDDAPVLHMIAYNDYSAGALGALATVAALVARERTGRGQHVDVSLFRTAFAAQAAQMILFPGRPPDTRGGRDYLGPAASHRLYACLDGWLCVAAGSAAETAALGRLAGIPLTLDDPPDGPAAGALAQVLAGSPRADALARLAAAGVPAAPALAAAEIFGAPWLRASGCLGALSHPTLGPLQVVGPFIHLEATPATLGRPAPLLGADRASVLGELGYDAAQIAALVEAGAVG, translated from the coding sequence ATGCCCGAGGCCCCACCGCTCGCCGGCCTTCGCGTGCTGGAACGCGCCGGCTCGCTCGCCGCGACCTACGCGGGATTTCTCCTGAGCGAGATCGGCGCCGAGGTGGTGAAGGTCGAGACGGCGGGTGTCGCCCGCCAGACACCGGGCGAGCACGTCCTCGCCCGCGGCAAGCGTTCGATCGCGCTCGACGCGTCCGGCTGGCGGGCGCTGCTCGGGCATGTCGATGCGGTGCTGACCGACGACTCCGTCCCGCCACCGGACCCGGATCCCGATCTCGTCCGCTGCCGCGTGTCCGCCTGGGGCCGTACGGACTCCCGCCTGCCGCCCGAGGAATCGCTCCTGGCGGCCGCCACCGGCGTCCAGGCGCTCCAGTGGTCGTGGTCGCGGCGTCCTGTGTGGCTGGTCACGCCGATGATCGGCTACATGACGGGAATCCTCGCCGCGCTCGGCGTGAGCGCGGCGTTCTTCGCGCGCCACCGTGGCGCCCCCGGGCAGGCGGTCGACGTGAGCGGCGTGTGCGGGGCACTCGCGCTCAACAGCGGGACCTTCGTGTCGGGCGCGGGCCACCGGGGCTCGCTCTCGCTGGGCGGCGACCCGCGCGGCGTCTATCCCACCTACGGGCTCTACCCGACGGCCGACGGCTGGCTCTTCGTCGGCGCGCTCACCCAGGTGTTCTGGACCAAGCTGCTCACGGCGCTCAATCGCCTGGACCTCCTCGCCCATCCGCACCTGCAGGGCGAGCCGATGACGTTCTTCGACGCCGACGTGCGGGCGCTGGTGCGGGCCGAGCTCGAGCCGGTGTTCGCCACACGCTCGACCGTCGCCTGGGTCGAGGCGCTGCGCGCGGCCGACGTGCCCTGCGGCGCGGTCGGCAGCCGCGCGGACTTCCTCCGCGACCCCGAGGCGCGCGCCCTCGGCCTGGCCGTGCCCGTCGAGGATCCGGTGCTCGGGCCGACGTGGCAGCCGGCGGCGCCCGTCGTGTTCTCCGACACGCCCGCGCCGCCGCCGCGTCCGGCGCCGCTGCCGGGCGGCGACACCGCCGCGGTCCTGGCCGAGGCGCCCGGCTGGCGGCGTCGCTTCCGCGCCAGCTCCGGCGACGGACCGCGCGCCTGCCTCGAGGGCATCCGAGTGGTCGATCTCACGAGCTTCATCGCCGGCCCCTTCTGTCCGCTGCTGCTCGCCGAGCTCGGCGCCGACGTCGTGAAGATCGAGGCGCCCGGCGGCGATCCCTTCCGCTTCCAGCTCTTCGGCTTCGTCGGCTGGAACCGCGGCAAGCGCTCCCTCGTGCTCGACCTGAAGCGTGCCGCGGGTCGCGAAGCCTTCCTCGACCTCGTCCGCGCGGCCGACGTCGTGGTCGACAACTTCCGCCCCGGCGTCATGGAGCGGCTCGACATCGGCCGGGATCGGCTCGCGCGCCTGAATCCGCGGCTGGTGCACACCTCGATCACGGGCTACGGCTCCTCCGGACCGCTCGCCGCGCTCCCCGGCTTCGACCCGATCTTCCAGGCGCGCTCGGGCCTCACGGCGGCCCAGGGCGGCGACGACGCGCCCGTGCTGCACATGATCGCCTACAACGACTACTCCGCCGGCGCGCTCGGCGCGCTCGCCACCGTCGCGGCGCTCGTGGCCCGCGAGCGGACCGGGCGCGGCCAGCATGTCGACGTGAGCCTCTTCCGGACGGCCTTCGCGGCGCAGGCGGCGCAGATGATCCTCTTTCCCGGGCGGCCGCCGGACACACGCGGCGGGCGCGACTACCTCGGACCCGCCGCCAGCCACCGGCTGTACGCCTGCCTCGACGGCTGGCTGTGCGTCGCGGCGGGCTCCGCGGCGGAGACCGCGGCCCTCGGCCGTCTGGCCGGCATCCCGCTCACGCTCGACGATCCGCCGGACGGACCCGCCGCCGGCGCGCTCGCGCAGGTGCTCGCCGGGTCGCCGCGCGCCGACGCGCTCGCACGGCTCGCCGCGGCCGGCGTGCCCGCAGCACCGGCGCTCGCGGCGGCCGAGATCTTCGGCGCCCCGTGGCTTCGTGCGAGCGGGTGCCTCGGCGCGCTGTCGCATCCGACGCTCGGGCCGCTCCAGGTCGTCGGCCCCTTCATCCACCTCGAGGCGACGCCCGCGACCCTCGGGCGTCCCGCGCCGCTCCTGGGCGCGGATCGGGCCAGCGTCCTCGGTGAGCTCGGCTACGACGCGGCGCAGATCGCGGCCCTGGTCGAGGCAGGGGCGGTCGGGTAG
- a CDS encoding GNAT family N-acetyltransferase: protein MRNPYLVGTKIYLRPLEEDDAAVCHPWLNDPEVWRTLAVRGRPNTEARSREYIRALDPTRDQVFAIVTREDEQYVGNCGLHAIDAVDRHATLGIVIGRKECWGRGFGTEALRLLCRHAFETLNLHKVCLASYALNERALRMYARVGFQVEGRRREQVFIEGRWVDEVVLGLLAGELRPPPG from the coding sequence ATGCGGAACCCCTACCTGGTCGGGACGAAGATCTACCTCCGGCCGCTCGAGGAGGATGACGCGGCGGTTTGCCACCCCTGGCTCAACGACCCCGAGGTGTGGCGCACGCTCGCCGTCCGCGGCCGGCCGAACACCGAGGCGCGGTCGCGCGAGTACATCCGCGCGCTCGACCCGACGCGCGATCAGGTCTTCGCCATCGTGACGCGCGAGGACGAGCAGTACGTCGGCAACTGCGGGCTGCACGCGATCGACGCCGTCGACCGGCATGCCACGCTCGGCATCGTGATCGGCCGCAAGGAATGCTGGGGACGCGGCTTCGGCACCGAGGCGCTCCGCCTGCTCTGCCGTCACGCCTTCGAGACACTCAACCTCCACAAGGTCTGCCTCGCCAGCTACGCGCTCAACGAACGAGCGCTCCGCATGTATGCGCGCGTCGGCTTTCAAGTGGAGGGCCGGCGCCGCGAGCAGGTGTTCATCGAGGGACGCTGGGTGGACGAGGTCGTGCTCGGGCTGCTCGCCGGCGAGCTCCGGCCGCCGCCGGGGTGA
- a CDS encoding type II toxin-antitoxin system PemK/MazF family toxin encodes MGGPPAVGRGRARGSRGVRAPPRCRSRVRAGARGAAVAEVARGEIWHFAFPRPDRRRPVLVLTRQDMIGRLSTVTVAPLTTTIRGVASEVVVGTEVGLKQPSAINLHHVATVPRAGLRSYIGTVPAEGMQRVRDALLFALGFAGPKGG; translated from the coding sequence CTGGGTGGCCCGCCAGCGGTTGGCCGAGGCCGTGCGAGAGGAAGCCGAGGCGTACGCGCGCCACCCCGTTGCCGATCACGAGTTCGGGCCGGTGCTCGGGGCGCAGCGGTGGCCGAAGTAGCGCGAGGCGAGATCTGGCACTTCGCTTTCCCCCGGCCCGACCGGCGGCGGCCCGTCCTCGTGCTCACGCGCCAGGACATGATCGGGCGTCTCTCCACCGTGACGGTCGCACCACTCACCACGACCATCCGTGGCGTCGCGAGCGAGGTCGTGGTCGGTACGGAGGTCGGCCTCAAACAACCTTCGGCCATCAACCTGCATCACGTGGCGACGGTGCCGCGCGCGGGGCTGCGTAGCTACATCGGCACCGTCCCCGCGGAGGGCATGCAGCGCGTGCGTGACGCCTTGCTCTTCGCGCTCGGATTCGCCGGACCGAAAGGCGGCTGA
- a CDS encoding divalent-cation tolerance protein CutA, protein MTGGEFVVVLVTTATADEAAHIAQTLVEERLAACVNVLGPIRSLFRWAGNIDDATEHLLLAKARLADFALVEQRVRALHSYEVPEVIALPIGAGSAPYLAWLADSTKRSG, encoded by the coding sequence ATGACCGGGGGAGAGTTCGTCGTGGTCCTCGTCACGACCGCGACCGCCGACGAGGCGGCGCACATCGCGCAGACGCTCGTCGAGGAGCGGCTCGCCGCTTGCGTGAACGTGCTCGGGCCGATCCGCTCGCTCTTCCGGTGGGCAGGCAACATCGACGACGCGACCGAGCACCTGCTGCTGGCCAAGGCGCGCTTGGCCGACTTCGCCCTCGTCGAGCAGCGCGTGCGGGCGCTCCACTCCTACGAGGTCCCCGAGGTGATCGCGCTGCCGATCGGCGCCGGCTCCGCGCCCTACCTCGCCTGGCTCGCGGACTCGACGAAACGCAGCGGCTGA
- the plsX gene encoding phosphate acyltransferase PlsX yields MPTIAIDAMGGDHAPGEIVKGVARASLETDIECLLVGDERRIQEILETVPYNPEHISIVDCRDAIGMDEDPHEAVKNRRDASLLVAARAVAEGRADAMISAGNTAACVLTCARYFRLLKGIRRAALASVYPRHTEYTGQDPLALMLDVGATIRCESEELVQFALMGSAYARRISKVPSPRVALLNMGVEGTKGGETLVAAYRRLRRMPALNFVGNVEGNDLARGRADVVVCEGLLGNVVLRLVEGIADVFTDVASAAARRRLSWRIGLALLARGIERLRQLTDYTQYGGAPILGFENLFIKCHGRSNARAVANAVKVAAKAVRDRVPAEIAEAVAALR; encoded by the coding sequence ATGCCGACCATCGCGATCGACGCCATGGGAGGCGACCACGCGCCCGGAGAGATCGTGAAGGGCGTGGCGCGGGCCTCGCTCGAGACGGACATCGAGTGCCTGCTGGTGGGCGACGAGCGCCGCATCCAGGAAATTCTCGAGACCGTGCCCTACAATCCGGAGCACATCTCGATCGTCGACTGCCGGGACGCGATCGGCATGGACGAGGATCCGCACGAGGCCGTGAAGAACCGGCGCGACGCCTCGCTCCTGGTGGCCGCGCGGGCGGTCGCCGAGGGCCGGGCCGACGCGATGATCTCGGCGGGCAACACCGCCGCCTGCGTGCTCACCTGCGCCCGGTACTTCCGGCTGCTCAAGGGCATTCGCCGCGCGGCGCTCGCCAGCGTCTACCCGCGGCACACCGAGTATACCGGCCAGGACCCGCTGGCGCTCATGCTCGACGTCGGGGCCACCATCCGCTGCGAGTCGGAGGAGCTCGTGCAGTTCGCGCTCATGGGCAGCGCCTACGCGCGGCGCATCTCCAAGGTGCCGAGCCCGCGCGTCGCACTCCTCAACATGGGCGTCGAGGGGACGAAGGGCGGCGAGACCCTCGTGGCGGCCTACCGCCGCCTGAGAAGGATGCCGGCGCTCAACTTCGTCGGCAACGTCGAGGGAAACGACCTGGCGCGCGGGCGAGCCGATGTGGTCGTGTGCGAAGGCCTGCTCGGCAACGTGGTGCTGAGGCTCGTCGAGGGCATCGCCGATGTGTTCACCGACGTGGCGAGCGCCGCGGCGAGACGCCGGCTCAGCTGGCGCATCGGCCTCGCCCTCCTCGCGCGTGGCATCGAGCGCCTGCGCCAGCTCACCGACTACACGCAATACGGAGGGGCGCCGATCCTCGGCTTCGAGAACCTCTTCATCAAGTGCCACGGCCGCTCGAACGCCCGCGCCGTGGCCAACGCGGTCAAGGTGGCTGCCAAGGCGGTGCGCGACCGGGTGCCGGCCGAGATCGCCGAGGCGGTTGCCGCACTCCGATGA
- a CDS encoding glutaredoxin family protein: MVRVTLYSRHGCHLCDDMRAVVAAVGRELPLQVDEVDVDGDPALAAAYGDQVPVLLVNGRKAFKYRVDAAALRERLRREIA; this comes from the coding sequence ATGGTCCGGGTCACCCTCTACAGCCGGCACGGCTGCCACCTCTGCGACGACATGCGGGCGGTCGTCGCCGCGGTCGGCCGCGAGCTGCCGCTCCAGGTGGACGAGGTCGACGTCGACGGGGACCCGGCGCTCGCGGCGGCGTACGGCGACCAGGTGCCGGTCCTCCTGGTGAACGGCCGCAAGGCGTTCAAATACCGCGTCGACGCCGCCGCGCTGCGCGAGCGCCTGCGACGGGAGATCGCCTAG